One Equus caballus isolate H_3958 breed thoroughbred chromosome 14, TB-T2T, whole genome shotgun sequence DNA segment encodes these proteins:
- the TMEM174 gene encoding transmembrane protein 174, whose translation MACGTMEQSSRCLEDFPLNVFSLTPYTPSTADIQVSDDDKAGATLLFSGIFLGLVGITFTVMGWIKYQGVSHFEWTQLLGPILLSVGVTFILIAVCKFKMLSCQLCKESEERVLDAEQTAGGQSFVFTGINQPITFHGATVVQYIPPPYGSQEPIGMNTTYLQPVVNPCSLIPSGGAVATMPSPPQYYTIYPPENAAFVDDQDYLSFTDGGNDRSSPDAEQLEETQLEDVDSATFSPPSYEEIYSLSR comes from the exons ATGGCGTGCGGAACGATGGAGCAGAGCAGCAGATGCTTGGAAGACTTCCCTCTCAACGTGTTCTCTCTCACGCCTTACACACCCAGCACCGCCGACATCCAGGTGTCCGATGACGACAAGGCAGGGGCCACGCTGCTCTTCTCGGGCATCTTCCTGGGTCTGGTGGGAATCACGTTCACCGTCATGGGCTGGATCAAGTACCAAGGTGTCTCCCACTTTGAATGGACCCAGCTCCTTGGGCCCATCCTGCTCTCAGTCGGGGTGACGTTCATCCTGATTGCCGTGTGCAAGTTCAAAATGCTTTCCTGCCAGTTGTGCAAAGAAAGTGAGGAAAGGGTCCTGGATGCGGAGCAGACGGCCGGAGGGCAATCCTTTGTTTTCACTGGTATCAACCAACCCATCACTTTCCATGGGGCCACCGTGGTGCAATATATCCCTCCTCCTTATGGCTCTCAGGAGCCCATTGGGATGAACACCACCTACCTGCAGCCAGTGGTGAACCCCTGCAGTCTCATACCCTCTGGAGGGGCGGTGGCCACCATGCCGAGCCCTCCTCAGTACTACACCATCTACCCTCCAGAGAACGCCGCCTTTGTTGATGACCAGGACTACCTTTCCTTCACGGATGGTGGAAATGACAG GTCCAGCCCTGATGCTGAGCAGCTAGAAGAGACACAGCTGGAAGATGTGGACTCTGccaccttctctcctccctcctatGAGGAAATATACTCTCTCTCTCGTTAG